A genomic window from Lycium barbarum isolate Lr01 chromosome 4, ASM1917538v2, whole genome shotgun sequence includes:
- the LOC132636537 gene encoding probable glutathione S-transferase parC, with the protein MTSEVVLLGAYVSGFGMRPRIALAEKGIQYESKEEDLGNKSSILLQMNPIHKTIPVLIHNGKPICESLIIVEYIDEVWKDKSPLMPSDPYKRAQARFWADFIDKKVYGSGRRIWVTKGEEQEAAKKEFIDCLKLLEGELGDNPYFNGENFGFVDVAFIPFYSWFPTFEKCRNFSIEAECPKLMAWAKRCMQKDSVAKSLAEPDKVYDYLLKLKQRLGIA; encoded by the exons ATGACTAGTGAAGTTGTTCTTTTGGGTGCCTATGTGAGTGGGTTTGGGATGAGGCCAAGAATTGCACTGGCTGAAAAGGGGATTCAATATGAATCAAAGGAAGAAGATTTGGGTAATAAAAGTTCAATTCTCCTACAAATGAACCCAATTCACAAGACAATTCCAGTGTTGATCCATAATGGAAAACCAATTTGTGAGTCCCTCATAATTGTTGAGTATATAGATGAGGTTTGGAAGGACAAATCTCCTTTGATGCCATCTGATCCTTACAAAAGAGCTCAAGCTAGGTTCTGGGCTGATTTCATTGACAAAAAG GTCTATGGTAGTGGAAGGAGAATATGGGTTACAAAAGGGGAAGAACAAGAAGCAGCCAAGAAAGAATTCATAGACTGCCTAAAGTTGTTGGAAGGAGAGTTAGGAGATAACCCATATTTCAATGGGGAAAATTTTGGATTTGTGGATGTGGCCTTTATTCCTTTCTATAGTTGGTTTCCTACTTTTGAGAAATGTAGAAATTTCAGCATAGAGGCAGAATGTCCAAAGCTGATGGCATGGGCCAAAAGATGTATGCAAAAAGATAGTGTAGCTAAATCTCTCGCCGAGCCTGACAAAGTTTACGACTATTTGTTGAAACTAAAACAGCGGCTCGGCATTGCATAG
- the LOC132636539 gene encoding glutathione S-transferase U19-like, translating into MTNEVVLLDTYVSVFGMRVRIALAEKGIQYEYKEEDLSNKSSLLLQMNPIHKKIPVLIHNGKPICESLIIVQYIDEVWKEKSPLTPSDPYKRAQARFWADFIDKKVYDAARKIWATKGEEQQASKKEFIECLKLLEKELGDQPYFNGENFGFVDVALIPFYSWFPAYEKCGNFSIEAECPKLVAWAKKCLQKDSVAKSLAEPDKVHNYLLKLKQRLGIA; encoded by the exons ATGACTAATGAAGTTGTTCTGTTGGATACCTATGTGAGCGTGTTTGGTATGAGGGTAAGAATTGCACTTGCTGAAAAGGGTATTCAATATGAATACAAGGAGGAAGATTTGAGTAATAAAAGTTCCCTTCTACTACAAATGAACCCAATTCACAAGAAAATTCCAGTCTTGATCCACAATGGAAAACCAATTTGTGAGTCCCTCATAATTGTTCAATATATAGATGAAGTTTGGAAGGAAAAATCCCCTTTGACGCCATCTGATCCTTACAAAAGAGCTCAAGCTAGGTTCTGGGCTGATTTCATTGACAAAAAG GTCTATGATGCCGCAAGGAAAATATGGGCTACAAAAGGGGAAGAACAACAAGCAAGCAAGAAAGAATTCATAGAGTGCCTAAAGTTATTGGAAAAAGAATTGGGAGATCAACCATATTTCAATGGGGAAAATTTTGGATTTGTAGATGTGGCCTTAATTCCTTTCTATAGTTGGTTCCCTGCTTATGAGAAATGTGGAAATTTTAGCATAGAAGCAGAGTGTCCAAAGCTGGTAGCATGGGCCAAGAAATGTTTGCAAAAAGATAGTGTCGCCAAGTCTCTCGCTGAGCCTGACAAAGTACACAACTATTTGTTGAAATTGAAACAGCGTCTCGGCATTGcatag